A window of the Deltaproteobacteria bacterium genome harbors these coding sequences:
- a CDS encoding cytochrome c3 family protein yields MTRVHSLLAAGLLLGACDLPPAVVQPIQFSHKAHIEKGLACDACHQSVEKAAAATVPTKDTCMMCHLAAFTDSPEEEKVRQYADKGEEIPWRRIYQLPDHVYFSHRRHVAVAGVECGQCHGAVASLAVPASYPLVTQSMDWCLACHRTRGATQDCIHCHR; encoded by the coding sequence GTGACGCGCGTACATTCGCTGCTGGCGGCTGGACTGTTGCTCGGCGCCTGCGACTTGCCGCCGGCTGTCGTCCAGCCGATTCAGTTCAGTCACAAGGCCCATATCGAGAAGGGCCTCGCGTGTGATGCGTGTCACCAGTCGGTCGAGAAAGCGGCCGCAGCCACCGTGCCAACAAAGGACACGTGCATGATGTGCCATCTGGCGGCCTTCACGGACAGCCCCGAAGAGGAAAAAGTGCGGCAGTACGCGGATAAGGGGGAGGAGATTCCGTGGCGACGTATCTACCAGCTCCCTGACCACGTCTATTTCTCGCACCGCCGACACGTGGCCGTGGCCGGAGTCGAGTGCGGGCAGTGCCACGGCGCGGTGGCGAGTCTCGCGGTGCCGGCATCCTATCCGCTCGTGACGCAGAGCATGGACTGGTGCCTCGCGTGCCATCGGACGCGTGGCGCGACGCAAGATTGCATCCACTGCCACAGGTGA
- a CDS encoding YihA family ribosome biogenesis GTP-binding protein, with translation MLTTRARFLAAATNVAHLPHHRWPEIAFAGRSNVGKSSLLNRLTGHLKLARVSKTPGRTQQLNFFVVNEALVLVDLPGYGFARVPLAVKDQWRQLVEDYLTRRPALRAVVVIIDIRRGLAHEDQQLLDFLAAHGIAAIVAATKSDKITRSEAARQAAALRHGDGLDLHLVSAHRGDGLDRLWQAIEQAAGAGDPPKHSTERREKPRATQVR, from the coding sequence ATGCTCACGACCCGTGCTCGTTTTCTTGCCGCGGCCACCAACGTGGCTCACCTGCCGCACCATCGCTGGCCGGAGATCGCCTTCGCCGGCCGTTCCAACGTCGGCAAGTCATCGTTGCTGAACCGTCTTACCGGTCACCTCAAGCTGGCGCGCGTCAGCAAGACGCCCGGGCGCACCCAGCAGCTCAATTTCTTCGTCGTCAACGAAGCGCTGGTGTTGGTTGACTTGCCCGGCTACGGCTTCGCCCGCGTACCGCTGGCGGTGAAGGACCAGTGGCGTCAGCTGGTCGAAGACTACCTCACACGCCGGCCGGCATTGCGCGCGGTCGTGGTGATCATCGACATTCGCCGCGGTTTGGCGCACGAGGATCAACAGCTACTCGACTTCTTGGCGGCGCACGGGATCGCGGCCATTGTGGCGGCTACCAAGTCCGATAAGATCACTCGCAGTGAAGCAGCACGACAGGCTGCGGCACTGCGCCACGGCGACGGCCTCGACCTGCACCTGGTGTCGGCGCATCGCGGCGACGGCCTCGATCGCCTGTGGCAGGCGATCGAACAGGCGGCCGGTGCCGGCGACCCGCCGAAACACTCGACCGAGCGTCGAGAGAAGCCGCGAGCAACCCAGGTCCGCTGA